In one Hymenobacter sp. DG25B genomic region, the following are encoded:
- the floA gene encoding flotillin-like protein FloA (flotillin-like protein involved in membrane lipid rafts), whose protein sequence is MELPFLPLIVGAIVLLVFLYFFPISLWITALFSGVKVSLFQLAFMRVRKVPPSLIVNSLITSTKAGLELTANDLETHYLAGGNIPSVIKALISADKANIPLTFKQATAIDLAGRDVFEAVTTSVNPKVINTPNVAAVAQDGIQLIAKARITVRANITQLVGGAGEETILARVGEGIVTSIGSSKSHKEVLENPDKISKLVLSKGLDAGTAFEILSIDIADIDIGENIGAKLQIDQATADLKVAEAKAEERRAMAVAIEQENRAKTQEAKARVVEAEAEIPKAIAEAFRSGNLGVMDYYKMRNVQADTDMRDSIANPGGQNSSAKPGRDETRLS, encoded by the coding sequence ATGGAGCTTCCCTTCCTGCCCTTAATTGTGGGCGCAATAGTACTGCTGGTCTTTCTCTACTTCTTCCCCATCAGCCTCTGGATTACAGCGCTGTTTTCGGGGGTGAAGGTGAGCCTGTTTCAGCTGGCGTTTATGCGGGTGCGCAAGGTGCCGCCGTCCCTCATCGTCAACTCGCTTATCACTTCCACCAAAGCCGGCCTGGAGCTGACGGCCAACGACCTGGAAACCCACTATCTGGCGGGCGGCAATATTCCCAGCGTCATCAAGGCCCTGATTTCCGCCGATAAAGCCAACATTCCCCTCACCTTTAAGCAAGCCACCGCCATTGACCTTGCCGGCCGCGACGTATTTGAGGCCGTGACCACCAGCGTAAACCCCAAGGTGATTAACACGCCCAACGTGGCAGCCGTGGCGCAGGATGGGATTCAGCTTATTGCCAAAGCCCGCATTACGGTGCGCGCCAACATCACTCAGCTGGTGGGCGGCGCCGGCGAGGAAACCATTCTGGCCCGCGTGGGCGAGGGCATCGTAACCAGCATCGGCTCCTCCAAGTCGCACAAGGAAGTGCTCGAAAACCCGGATAAAATATCCAAGCTGGTGCTCAGCAAAGGCCTCGATGCCGGTACTGCCTTTGAAATTCTCTCCATTGATATTGCTGATATCGACATAGGAGAAAACATTGGGGCCAAGCTGCAGATAGACCAGGCCACCGCCGATTTGAAAGTGGCCGAAGCTAAAGCCGAAGAGCGCCGCGCCATGGCCGTAGCCATTGAGCAGGAAAACCGCGCCAAAACCCAGGAAGCCAAAGCCCGCGTGGTAGAAGCCGAAGCCGAAATTCCCAAAGCCATTGCTGAGGCCTTCCGCAGCGGCAACCTGGGCGTGATGGACTACTACAAAATGCGCAACGTGCAGGCCGACACCGATATGCGCGACTCCATTGCCAACCCCGGCGGCCAGAACAGCAGCGCCAAACCCGGCCGCGACGAAACAAGGCTGAGTTAG
- a CDS encoding Crp/Fnr family transcriptional regulator, with protein sequence MATPATRINATPVAHLRELLHRVSDLQASDIEALLRCWHKPVQLRRGDFLIQEGQTDHFLYFIDEGILRIFLPTAHEEICVGFGYASTLICSFPSFVEGRPSAYGIQALKACRLLAISRTHLLELIETHPNIGRFWRTEMERAVVGRIEREIDLLLPEPQRRLDRLRARSPHLFQLVPRKYIASYLRMTPETLSRLR encoded by the coding sequence ATGGCAACACCCGCTACCCGTATCAATGCCACGCCGGTGGCTCACCTGCGCGAGCTGCTGCACCGGGTGTCGGATTTGCAGGCTTCCGACATTGAAGCGCTACTGCGCTGCTGGCACAAGCCGGTGCAGCTGCGGCGCGGAGATTTTCTGATTCAGGAAGGCCAGACTGACCACTTCCTGTATTTCATTGACGAAGGCATTCTGCGCATCTTTCTGCCCACGGCGCACGAGGAAATATGCGTGGGCTTTGGCTATGCCAGTACGCTTATTTGCTCGTTCCCCTCCTTCGTGGAAGGCCGGCCTTCCGCCTACGGTATTCAGGCCCTGAAAGCCTGCCGCCTGCTTGCCATTTCCCGCACCCATTTGCTGGAACTGATTGAAACGCACCCCAACATTGGGCGCTTCTGGCGCACAGAAATGGAGCGGGCCGTGGTGGGGCGCATTGAGCGGGAAATAGACCTGCTGCTGCCCGAGCCCCAGCGCCGCCTGGACCGGCTGCGGGCGCGCAGTCCCCACCTGTTCCAGCTGGTGCCGCGCAAGTACATTGCCTCCTACCTGCGCATGACCCCGGAAACCCTTAGCCGGCTGCGCTAA
- a CDS encoding DinB family protein, protein MKPQAFLQQLQEQVQAQLAMLHTEFEPLDIRALQFKPTPASWSTLECLEHLNRYARYYLPALRKALAQHQPAFKTEAEVGFSWLGRKSYETVRPENRKLQKTLRHMNPAQSNLDRNVLTEFQQHQEALLRLLARAAQTNLNRKAIPIEFFHLLKLRLGEAFLFVIAHQERHLQQAKRAHQQYQAQPTDELRLVV, encoded by the coding sequence ATGAAACCCCAGGCCTTTCTGCAACAGCTTCAGGAGCAGGTGCAAGCCCAGCTCGCTATGCTTCACACAGAGTTTGAACCACTGGATATCCGCGCGCTGCAATTCAAGCCCACGCCGGCCAGCTGGAGCACGCTGGAGTGCCTGGAGCACCTGAACCGCTACGCTCGCTACTACCTCCCGGCCCTGCGCAAGGCGCTGGCCCAGCACCAGCCAGCCTTTAAAACGGAGGCGGAAGTAGGCTTTAGCTGGCTGGGCCGTAAGTCCTACGAAACGGTGCGGCCGGAAAACCGCAAGCTGCAGAAAACGCTCCGGCACATGAACCCCGCGCAAAGCAACCTGGACCGCAACGTGCTTACGGAGTTTCAGCAGCATCAGGAAGCCCTATTGCGCCTGCTGGCCCGGGCGGCCCAAACCAACCTCAATCGCAAAGCCATACCCATTGAGTTTTTTCACCTGCTGAAGCTGCGCCTGGGTGAGGCTTTTTTGTTCGTAATAGCCCACCAGGAACGCCACCTGCAGCAAGCTAAGCGTGCCCACCAGCAGTACCAGGCTCAACCCACCGACGAGCTGCGGCTGGTGGTATAA
- the proS gene encoding proline--tRNA ligase, which yields MSKSLPKRSEDYSLWYNELVKRAGLAENSAVRGCMVIKPYGYAIWEKMQRTLDDMFKRTGHQNAYFPLFVPKSLFEAEEKNAEGFAKECAVVTHYRLQTDPDNPGKLRVDPNAKLEEELIVRPTSEAIIWSTYKGWIQSYRDLPLLINQWANVVRWEMRTRLFLRTAEFLWQEGHTAHATAEEALAETRQMLDVYAEFAEEHLALPVIKGVKTENERFAGALETYCIEGMMQDGKALQAGTSHFLGQNFAKAFDVQFANKQGQLEHVWGTSWGVSTRLMGALVMAHSDDEGLVLPPKLAPIQVVIVPIYKTGQLDELLERIRPIQMGLIARGISVKIDDRDTERPGFKFAEWELKGVPVRMAVGMRDLDAGTVEIARRDTKEKMNLPLADIVASIDQLLQDIQQNIYRKALAFRDTLTTRVDTYEEFKQVLEGKGGFVVAHYDGTSETEERIKEETKATIRCLALNEPDEEGICILTGKPSQRRAYFAKAY from the coding sequence ATGAGCAAAAGCCTGCCGAAGCGGAGCGAAGATTATTCGCTGTGGTATAATGAATTGGTGAAACGCGCTGGTCTGGCCGAGAATTCGGCCGTGCGCGGCTGCATGGTTATCAAGCCCTACGGCTATGCCATCTGGGAAAAAATGCAGCGCACCCTGGACGATATGTTCAAGCGCACCGGCCACCAGAATGCCTACTTCCCGCTGTTCGTGCCCAAAAGCTTATTTGAAGCCGAGGAGAAAAATGCAGAAGGCTTTGCCAAAGAATGCGCCGTAGTAACCCACTACCGCCTGCAAACCGACCCCGACAACCCCGGCAAGCTGCGCGTAGATCCCAACGCTAAGCTGGAAGAAGAGCTGATTGTGCGCCCCACCTCGGAGGCCATTATTTGGAGCACCTACAAAGGCTGGATCCAGAGCTACCGCGACCTGCCCCTGCTCATTAACCAGTGGGCCAACGTAGTGCGCTGGGAAATGCGCACCCGCCTGTTTCTGCGCACCGCCGAGTTCCTGTGGCAGGAGGGCCACACGGCCCACGCCACCGCCGAGGAAGCCCTGGCCGAAACCCGCCAGATGCTGGATGTGTACGCCGAGTTTGCCGAAGAGCACCTGGCGCTGCCCGTTATCAAAGGCGTAAAAACCGAAAACGAGCGGTTTGCCGGCGCCCTGGAAACGTATTGCATTGAAGGCATGATGCAGGATGGCAAGGCGCTGCAAGCCGGCACCTCGCACTTCCTGGGGCAGAATTTTGCCAAGGCGTTTGACGTGCAGTTTGCCAACAAGCAGGGCCAATTGGAGCACGTGTGGGGCACCAGCTGGGGTGTAAGCACCCGCCTGATGGGGGCCCTGGTAATGGCGCATTCTGATGACGAAGGCCTGGTGCTGCCGCCCAAGCTGGCTCCCATTCAGGTAGTTATTGTGCCCATCTACAAAACCGGCCAGCTGGATGAGCTGCTGGAGCGCATCCGCCCTATTCAGATGGGTCTGATTGCCCGCGGCATTTCCGTGAAGATTGATGACCGCGACACCGAGCGTCCCGGCTTCAAGTTTGCCGAGTGGGAGCTGAAAGGCGTACCCGTGCGCATGGCCGTAGGCATGCGCGACCTGGACGCCGGCACCGTGGAAATTGCCCGCCGCGACACCAAGGAGAAAATGAACCTGCCCCTGGCCGACATTGTGGCCAGCATCGACCAGCTGCTGCAGGATATTCAGCAGAACATCTACCGCAAGGCCCTGGCTTTCCGCGACACGCTCACCACCCGCGTAGACACCTACGAGGAGTTCAAGCAGGTGCTGGAAGGCAAAGGCGGCTTCGTGGTGGCCCACTACGATGGCACTTCTGAAACCGAGGAGCGCATCAAAGAGGAAACCAAAGCCACCATCCGGTGCCTGGCCCTGAACGAGCCCGACGAGGAAGGCATCTGCATTCTGACCGGCAAGCCCAGCCAGCGCCGCGCTTACTTCGCCAAGGCGTATTAA
- a CDS encoding OmpA family protein, which yields MRAQAQHAVWAGKLVEVSSQKASGKEAFSPEKVLGEPNALPLGQISNNAWIPKKEGANEYIEVKFGKSLIAKQVTVVENFNPGSVTKIELIDTRGTKHQVYENKNPGPLPDAFRTLTVTFSPGTYRTIGVGVTMNTKAVNGVNQIDAIGIADVAELMVKSEFKQAPRPAGVDSTMENLGPNVNSKYVDTHPVISPDGRTLFFARQEHPQNIGGSSDVQDVWYSTLARSTTDKKVWNQAKNMGAPINTPGPNGLASISTDGNLALLINVYKDDGTLDPKGASFSRRTKTGWSKPVKVEIDDFYNDDDENVDYYLGPNGKVLLMAVDRKDGKGQQDIYVSFLKPDGRTWSRPLNLGGTINTKKPEFAPFLASDGKTLYFASEGHQGYGKGDIFYSKRLDNSWTNWTQPRNMGPNVNSPDFDGYFTLSAAGDEAYLVSSRNGIDNSRDIFRIGLVPQFKPEVVTLVRGRVLDASTQKPIDAVIHYENLLTGEELGVAETNPADGSYTIVLPSGVHYGYRAEAKDYLSESDNLDVTDRQKYSEITQDLFLVPFAVGQKIKLNNIFFAQSKYYLRENSYPELQRLIKILKNYPNVEIKLEGHTDNQGDPALNLKLSIDRVNEVKKYLVSKGISASRITTEGYGGTKPIASNDEEETRKLNRRVEFTVTKK from the coding sequence ATGCGCGCGCAGGCGCAGCACGCGGTATGGGCGGGCAAACTGGTGGAAGTATCCTCGCAGAAAGCATCGGGTAAAGAAGCATTTTCCCCCGAGAAGGTACTGGGCGAGCCTAATGCGCTGCCGCTGGGGCAGATTAGCAACAATGCCTGGATTCCCAAAAAGGAAGGGGCCAACGAATACATCGAAGTAAAATTTGGCAAGTCGTTGATAGCCAAACAGGTGACGGTGGTGGAGAACTTCAACCCCGGCTCCGTTACTAAAATTGAGCTGATTGATACCCGGGGCACCAAGCATCAGGTGTATGAAAACAAGAACCCCGGGCCGCTGCCGGATGCCTTCCGCACGCTTACCGTCACGTTTTCGCCGGGCACCTACCGCACCATTGGCGTGGGCGTTACCATGAATACCAAGGCCGTAAACGGGGTAAACCAGATTGATGCCATTGGCATTGCCGACGTGGCCGAGCTGATGGTGAAGTCAGAGTTCAAGCAGGCGCCCAGACCCGCTGGCGTAGACTCCACCATGGAAAACCTGGGGCCGAATGTTAACTCCAAATATGTAGATACCCACCCCGTTATATCGCCCGATGGCCGGACGCTGTTTTTTGCGCGCCAGGAGCACCCCCAGAACATCGGCGGTAGCAGCGACGTGCAGGATGTGTGGTACAGCACGCTGGCCCGCTCCACTACGGATAAAAAAGTGTGGAATCAGGCCAAAAACATGGGCGCTCCTATCAATACGCCTGGTCCCAATGGCCTGGCCTCCATCTCTACGGATGGCAACCTGGCCCTGCTCATTAATGTGTACAAGGACGATGGCACCCTGGACCCCAAAGGGGCCAGTTTCAGCCGCCGCACCAAAACCGGCTGGAGTAAGCCAGTGAAAGTGGAAATTGATGATTTCTACAACGACGACGACGAAAACGTAGATTACTACCTGGGACCCAACGGCAAAGTGCTGCTGATGGCCGTAGACCGGAAGGATGGCAAAGGCCAGCAGGATATCTATGTCAGCTTCCTGAAGCCCGATGGCCGTACCTGGAGCCGCCCCCTGAACCTGGGCGGCACCATCAACACCAAAAAGCCAGAGTTTGCGCCCTTCCTGGCCTCCGATGGTAAAACGCTGTACTTCGCCTCCGAGGGCCACCAGGGCTATGGCAAAGGCGACATCTTCTACAGCAAGCGCCTGGATAATTCCTGGACCAACTGGACGCAGCCCCGCAACATGGGCCCCAACGTGAATTCCCCGGACTTTGATGGCTATTTCACCCTTTCCGCAGCCGGCGACGAAGCTTATCTGGTGTCGTCCCGCAATGGCATCGATAACTCGCGCGACATCTTCCGCATTGGGCTGGTGCCGCAGTTTAAGCCGGAAGTAGTAACGCTGGTGCGCGGTCGGGTGCTGGATGCCTCCACGCAGAAACCCATTGATGCCGTTATTCACTACGAAAACCTGCTGACGGGCGAAGAGCTGGGCGTGGCCGAAACCAACCCGGCCGATGGCAGCTACACCATTGTACTGCCCTCGGGGGTGCACTATGGCTACCGCGCCGAGGCCAAGGACTATCTCTCCGAAAGTGACAACCTGGACGTTACGGACCGGCAGAAGTACTCGGAAATAACCCAGGATCTGTTCCTGGTGCCGTTTGCGGTGGGCCAGAAAATCAAACTGAACAACATCTTCTTTGCCCAGAGCAAGTACTACCTGCGCGAAAACTCTTACCCCGAGCTGCAACGCCTCATCAAGATTCTGAAGAACTACCCCAACGTAGAAATTAAGCTGGAGGGCCACACCGATAATCAGGGCGACCCGGCCCTGAACCTGAAGCTTTCCATTGACCGGGTGAATGAGGTGAAGAAGTACCTGGTATCCAAAGGCATCAGCGCCTCCCGCATTACCACCGAAGGTTACGGCGGCACCAAACCCATTGCCAGCAACGACGAGGAGGAAACCCGCAAGCTGAACCGCCGCGTAGAATTTACCGTGACGAAGAAATAG
- the chrA gene encoding chromate efflux transporter encodes MLAPPPRGDRTKRVRNIIFLKDVAALGCTAFGGPQAHMAMMIRLLVEKRGYLTTAELLELTALCQLLPGPTSTQTITAIGFRLGGPNLAYLTLLIWMLPAVLIMTVAGLAMSYLDKDQVARVIQYVQPIAVGFVAYSAFKITQKVIQTKTSVALLVAAAMLAYYFQLPWVLPLLLLAGGLITTFRYRRMPQEEKQPMQIEWANFILWIGILITAALLGSFTKELPVRLFENFYRNGSLVFGGGQVLAPLLYAEFVEFKHYLTAPEFLSGLGLVQALPGPNFSFASYIGTLAMREHGIGGQLVGSLVATAGIFMPGTLLIFFLIRFWDQLRRYRVVKASLEGVNAVSAGLVWAATFLLYHPLPDTTLNIALVAATFLVLLWEKVPSYIIVGAGLLAGVLF; translated from the coding sequence ATCCTGGCCCCTCCCCCTCGTGGCGACCGAACCAAGCGGGTGCGCAACATCATCTTTCTGAAGGATGTGGCGGCCCTGGGGTGCACCGCCTTTGGCGGTCCGCAGGCCCACATGGCCATGATGATCCGGCTGCTGGTGGAGAAGCGCGGCTACCTGACCACCGCCGAGCTACTGGAGCTCACGGCCCTGTGTCAGCTGTTGCCGGGCCCTACGTCTACCCAAACCATTACGGCTATCGGCTTTCGGCTGGGCGGGCCCAACCTGGCCTACCTCACCCTGCTTATCTGGATGCTGCCCGCCGTCCTCATCATGACGGTAGCCGGCTTGGCCATGAGCTACCTCGACAAGGACCAGGTAGCGCGCGTAATTCAATATGTGCAGCCTATTGCAGTTGGGTTTGTAGCGTACTCGGCCTTTAAGATTACTCAGAAGGTCATTCAAACCAAGACGTCCGTAGCCCTTCTGGTAGCGGCGGCCATGCTGGCTTATTATTTTCAGCTGCCGTGGGTACTGCCTTTATTACTGCTGGCTGGCGGCCTGATTACTACCTTCCGGTACCGCCGAATGCCCCAGGAGGAAAAACAGCCCATGCAAATTGAATGGGCCAACTTTATTCTCTGGATAGGCATTCTGATAACGGCCGCTTTGCTGGGTAGCTTTACCAAAGAACTACCGGTGCGCCTGTTTGAGAACTTCTACCGCAACGGTAGCCTGGTTTTTGGCGGCGGGCAGGTGCTAGCCCCGCTGCTCTACGCCGAGTTTGTGGAATTTAAGCACTACCTCACGGCGCCGGAGTTTCTGTCCGGCCTGGGGCTGGTGCAGGCCCTGCCGGGGCCCAACTTTTCTTTTGCCTCTTATATCGGGACGCTGGCCATGCGCGAGCATGGTATTGGCGGGCAGTTGGTAGGCTCCCTTGTAGCCACCGCAGGCATTTTTATGCCGGGCACCCTGCTTATCTTCTTCTTGATTCGGTTCTGGGACCAGCTGCGCCGCTACCGCGTAGTAAAAGCGTCCCTGGAAGGCGTTAATGCGGTATCGGCCGGACTGGTGTGGGCGGCCACCTTCCTGCTATACCATCCGCTGCCGGATACTACCCTTAACATTGCCCTGGTAGCCGCTACGTTTCTGGTGCTGCTCTGGGAAAAGGTGCCATCCTATATTATTGTGGGTGCCGGCTTGCTGGCGGGCGTTCTGTTTTAG
- a CDS encoding NfeD family protein, with amino-acid sequence MDWLTIALLLLFGLVFLAAEVIFIPGTTVVGLLGFALLAAGIWFAYRDMGTGTGHVLLASSAAVAGLLLYVGLRPKNLARVALNDINSGHVRDARLPDVQPGTTGRALSALRPAGTVLFDDNRREVTTRGEFVAAGSEVRVLRIEQNRIIVESIA; translated from the coding sequence ATGGACTGGCTCACTATTGCGCTCCTGCTGTTGTTTGGTCTGGTTTTTCTGGCGGCCGAAGTCATCTTTATTCCCGGTACTACGGTGGTTGGCTTGCTGGGCTTTGCGCTCCTGGCGGCCGGCATCTGGTTTGCCTACCGCGACATGGGCACCGGCACCGGGCATGTGCTGCTGGCATCATCGGCGGCGGTGGCCGGGCTGCTATTGTATGTTGGGCTACGGCCCAAAAACCTCGCCCGGGTAGCGCTAAATGACATTAATAGCGGCCACGTGCGCGACGCCCGCCTGCCCGACGTGCAACCGGGTACCACGGGCCGCGCACTTTCTGCCCTGCGTCCGGCCGGTACCGTGCTCTTCGATGATAACCGCCGCGAAGTCACCACCCGGGGCGAGTTTGTGGCAGCCGGCTCCGAAGTGCGGGTATTACGCATCGAACAAAACCGCATTATTGTGGAAAGTATAGCATAG
- a CDS encoding OmpP1/FadL family transporter codes for MKTLPFWLGLACLGLALPSVAQTDADALRYSWQQFGGTARTQAIGGATTAVGADLGVLSTNPAGLGLYRQSEFSFTPGLGFSNTTTSGVGSPLDNNRSSLHIGSVGAVFTNRRADNDNTSDWRGSSFAIGATRINDFNSRFHYKGNVSDGQTFFEYLRESPATQDDLDAEYGVNGDNITTLDGLGYGAYLTNVGQDNTGRDYVYTINRSEPVSIDETISTTGSQTQYDFGYGASYRDKVYLGASLGVVRTRYNLLREYSEAEDDVNTAFTSLLLRDEVNTTGTGLNVRAGVIYRASDQLRLGASVQTPTFSSLTETYKTSLSTNFSGLQITNSDGTTSTINDAMAVTRPGESSYTLTSPFRANVGGALVVGKNGFVSADVEYVNYGRARLHADNENNTDDEAYFDEQNQAVADKYKSAVNVRLGGELRADIFRFRLGYALYGDPFKSNEVDRSRAYYTGGVGLRQKNTFLDLSGVYTTGTSKYTPFTLANNQQPLLNIDENRFTTSFTIGKLF; via the coding sequence ATGAAAACCCTTCCGTTCTGGCTTGGCCTGGCTTGTCTGGGCCTCGCCCTCCCTTCTGTTGCCCAAACCGATGCTGACGCGCTGCGCTATTCCTGGCAGCAGTTTGGCGGCACGGCCCGCACCCAGGCTATTGGTGGCGCTACCACCGCCGTGGGCGCCGATTTAGGCGTGCTGAGCACTAACCCGGCCGGGCTGGGGCTGTACCGGCAGTCGGAGTTCAGCTTTACGCCCGGGCTGGGCTTTTCCAATACTACTACCTCCGGCGTAGGCAGCCCGCTGGATAACAACCGCAGCAGCCTGCACATTGGCAGCGTGGGCGCGGTGTTTACCAACCGCCGGGCCGATAATGATAACACCTCGGACTGGCGCGGAAGCAGCTTTGCTATTGGCGCCACGCGCATCAACGATTTCAATTCCCGCTTTCATTACAAAGGGAATGTAAGTGATGGGCAAACTTTCTTCGAGTATTTGCGTGAATCGCCGGCTACGCAGGATGATCTGGACGCGGAATACGGGGTGAACGGGGACAACATTACCACGCTGGACGGACTGGGCTATGGCGCTTATCTAACCAACGTAGGGCAGGACAATACCGGCCGGGACTACGTGTACACCATCAACCGCTCGGAGCCGGTTAGCATTGATGAAACGATTTCCACCACGGGCTCGCAAACGCAGTACGACTTCGGCTACGGTGCCAGCTACCGGGACAAGGTGTATCTGGGCGCCAGCCTGGGCGTGGTGCGCACCCGGTATAATCTGCTGCGCGAATACAGTGAAGCGGAGGATGATGTGAACACTGCCTTCACCTCTTTGCTGCTGCGCGATGAGGTGAACACCACCGGTACCGGCCTTAATGTGCGGGCCGGGGTTATTTACCGGGCCAGCGACCAGCTGCGCCTCGGCGCTTCGGTGCAGACGCCCACCTTTAGTAGCCTCACCGAAACCTACAAAACCTCGCTCAGTACCAACTTCTCCGGCCTGCAGATTACCAATTCCGACGGCACCACCAGCACCATTAACGACGCCATGGCCGTAACGCGGCCCGGCGAGTCCAGCTACACGCTCACCTCGCCCTTCCGGGCCAATGTGGGTGGGGCGCTGGTAGTGGGTAAAAACGGTTTTGTTTCTGCGGATGTGGAGTACGTGAACTACGGCCGGGCCCGCCTGCACGCCGACAATGAGAATAACACCGATGACGAGGCTTACTTCGACGAGCAAAACCAGGCCGTAGCTGATAAATATAAATCGGCCGTAAACGTGCGCCTGGGCGGCGAGCTGCGGGCGGATATCTTCCGCTTCCGACTGGGCTACGCCCTCTACGGCGACCCATTCAAATCCAATGAGGTAGATCGCTCCCGCGCTTATTATACCGGCGGGGTAGGCCTGCGCCAGAAGAATACGTTCCTCGATTTGTCGGGGGTGTATACTACCGGTACTTCAAAGTACACGCCGTTTACCTTGGCGAACAACCAGCAGCCCCTGCTGAATATTGATGAGAACCGCTTTACCACGAGCTTCACGATTGGCAAGCTCTTTTAA
- a CDS encoding isopenicillin N synthase family dioxygenase, with the protein MEEKLLEEIPSLDLADFRSGDPTRKARFVQQLGEAYQNIGFVALKNHGLNDAQTAQLYADVKAFFSLPDDVKQRYENPELAGQRGYTGKGKEHAKGRNTGDLKEFFHVGQEVDDANDPIKNEYPDNIWPAEVPSFHESTFTTYKTLEAAGKDVLRAIALYLHLPENYFDDKVRNGNSILRPIHYYPIENPDSVPADAVRAAEHGDINLITLLMGASADGLQVKRRDGKWIPITALPDQIVVNVGDMLQRLTNGVLKSTIHRVVNPAREKMNSSRYSIPFFMHPRSEMSLAALENCVTPENPKKEADITAGEFLNERLVELGLKKK; encoded by the coding sequence ATGGAGGAAAAATTGCTGGAAGAAATTCCATCCCTCGACCTCGCCGACTTTCGTTCCGGCGACCCCACCCGCAAAGCGCGCTTTGTACAGCAGCTCGGCGAAGCCTACCAGAATATTGGATTTGTAGCCCTGAAGAACCACGGCCTTAACGATGCGCAGACAGCCCAGCTGTATGCCGACGTAAAAGCCTTTTTCTCCCTGCCCGACGACGTAAAGCAGCGCTACGAAAACCCGGAGTTGGCGGGCCAGCGCGGCTACACCGGCAAAGGCAAGGAGCACGCCAAAGGCCGCAACACCGGCGACCTGAAGGAATTCTTCCACGTGGGCCAGGAGGTAGACGATGCCAACGACCCCATTAAGAACGAATACCCCGACAATATCTGGCCCGCAGAGGTGCCGTCCTTCCACGAAAGCACCTTTACTACCTACAAAACGCTGGAAGCGGCTGGCAAAGACGTATTGCGCGCCATTGCCCTGTATCTGCACCTGCCCGAAAATTATTTCGATGACAAGGTGCGCAACGGCAACTCCATCCTGCGCCCTATTCATTACTACCCCATCGAAAACCCCGACTCGGTTCCGGCCGATGCCGTACGGGCTGCCGAGCACGGCGACATTAACCTGATTACCCTGCTCATGGGGGCTTCCGCCGATGGTCTGCAGGTGAAGCGCCGCGACGGCAAGTGGATTCCCATTACCGCCCTGCCCGACCAGATTGTGGTGAACGTGGGCGACATGCTGCAGCGCCTGACCAACGGCGTGCTGAAAAGCACGATTCACCGCGTGGTAAACCCGGCCCGGGAAAAAATGAACTCCTCGCGCTACAGCATTCCCTTCTTTATGCACCCCCGCTCCGAAATGAGCCTGGCGGCGCTGGAAAACTGTGTAACGCCTGAGAACCCCAAGAAGGAAGCCGACATTACGGCCGGTGAGTTCCTGAATGAGCGCCTCGTAGAGCTGGGCCTGAAGAAAAAGTAA